Genomic segment of Tiliqua scincoides isolate rTilSci1 chromosome 1, rTilSci1.hap2, whole genome shotgun sequence:
GTAATAACTTTCTTCTCAGTTATTTTGTTTCAAAGTAAGCGCAATTAGGATTGCATTAATATTTTCCACAGTAATGAGCTTATTTCTAAGTAGTAATGCCTAGAATGGGGTGCAAGTCTCATAACATGTTCATGTCAAAGCAACAAAACATTAACAATTGGGCAGCatcattttccattttcttttggaaacctcatttttgtttatttgtaaaaTATATCTTAAgtacaaaattttttttaagtaaggtAATTTCctaaaaagggagaaaaacacaAAGAAGACTGAACAAGTTTCACTCCAATCACTTCAAGAGTAGAATCCAAATTTAGAAGAGAAAACCTAGATAAATTGTTTGATACCCTTATCAACACTATATCTTAAATTAGTTCAGTATTTCCTGCCAAAGTCCAAACAAATAATGAAGCATATATATAGCAAACATCCTCTGACTGAAAGTGCTTCAAGTCTGGTATCATTTTACAACCcccacattttcatttcaaacagaacaaCGTAAAAACAAGTAAACCAAAGAAAGATATACTAGTTCAAACAGCCAACATGAACTAGCCCCTAGCTACATTCTTGGGTAATGCTACAGTGATTACTTGTTCCATCCAATAACCTCATACATCAGTGCCCTCAGTTGCCTGGCTTCGTAAGTAACAGTGTTCTTTCCACTATGCATCTTTTCTTCCTCAAGAGGCTGTTCAATAACAGCTGGGATGCTTCGGCCATATACTTCACAGTGCTCAAGAAACTGGAGGCATTCTTGAATGACACTGTCACGCACCATGATCACATGCTTGCACATATTTTCCAACAACGAAAGGAAACATCTCTTGGCATAATACCAAGTATCTGTGCCAAGCTTTTTGTTATAAGGCTCTAAACTCTTAATCACCCTTGAGATGCCAAAGTCAAAGTTGCCTTTGGCACAGTAGAGTGTTCCAATAACCAAGTTCACAATGCAGAGGTGATAGATCTTTTTATCAGGCTCATGGTAAGACAgctgctcttcttccttttcaatctTCCTCATCAGCTCCTCTGCCTCTTCATTCTGGCTAGTCATGATGTAGGAAACACACAGATTGGCCAGCACAATGGCGCTGACCTGCAGGATGTTATCATAGTGCTTCTTTACAATAGGCTCATAGAATCCAATGGCCTCTTTATACTTGTTCTCCTGCATGAACAGTACATGAGCCACATTCAGCTTCCACACTTCGTGCTCCTTGCAGAAGTCCACCGATTTATGGAACATCTTCTCCAGCATGGGATAGTTCTCCATGTCCCAGTAAATCTTGGACTGGGCCATGAAGACAGGTACATATTTCTCCAGGGTCTCATCATACTCATTAACTGCCTTCCTTAAAGCTTCATCATCTCGATTTTTCCTAGACTCCTGTACTTCCTTGGTCAGCTTCCTCAGTTGCTCAGTTAGAGCCCCTGCCAGCTCATCAAACTTATGGAAAGCTTCCTCAGGGGCAGTTTGGCAGGTGATCATGGCATCCAAGAAGTTGTACAGATAAGGTGTGAGGAGCTTATAAGTCAGGTGAGCATTCTCGGCCAACACATCTGCAGCCAGGTCATAGTACTGGTACTTGCAATacagaagcagcaggttcccGAATGTCTCTGGCGGGCAGGGATTCTGCTGCAGAAGGAACTGCAGCTTCTCAAAGCCTTCAGTGGGCCGTCTGTCCATGTTCATCAACGCTTGGTTGTGTAAAGTGACTGGGTCCAGCTCTTCCTCGGCCCGAGGCGGCATGTCCGTGAGCGCCTCCTGAGCCGCCTGCAGGTTACACAGCTGGTACTCGATGGCCGCCTTGAGGTTGAAGGCCTCCACCAGGGCCGTGCGGTGCAGGAGCAAGGTGTTGCCCACGCTGCGGACGTCCAGGCCCTCTGTGTTGGTGCCCACGCTGAGCTCCGGGTGCTGCTGCATGCCGCGCTCGATGATGTCCGCGATGTGCTTCAAGGCAGGGGCGTATTGCTTGGCCGCGTAGCAGCACAGCGCCATGTTGTAGGACAGCTCggggcagtagcccagcacctGCATGGCAGAGGCAAACTTGCTGCAGGCCTCCTCGTGCTGCCCCTCGCGGTACAGCAGGCAGCCCATGTTCACCTCGGCGTCCGGCAGCTCCGAGGGGTCTTCAGTGGCCCCGGCGCTTCCCTCGGCggctgctgccagctgcagctccACCAGGGCCTTGGCGCTGGACAGGTCGCCCTGGGCATAGTGGGCGGCTGCCTGGAGGCGCAGGGCCCGGCTCTGGAAGGCTGGCGCGTCGAGCAGGGGCGCGGTGGCGCGCAGGGCCTCGGCGTAGAGGCCGGCCTTGTAGAGCGCCTGCGCGTGGTACAGCCGGTACTCGTGGAGCTCCGGGTGCAGCGCCCCCAGCTGTTCGTAGCACTCGGCCGCCGCCGCGAAGTCCTGCAGCTGGTAGTAGCAGTAGCCCAGCAGGGACAGCCCAGCCCGGGAGCGGCAGCTCCGCTGCAGCTCGCTGCTCAGGATGCCCACCGCCTCCGCGAACCGCCCGGCCCTAATCAGCCCGTAAATGGCCGCGGTGAACTCCCCGTCGGCGGTGGGCGCCACTCCCGAGGCCATCTTCGGCGGCGCAAGTAGGCCGCGTCGCCTAGGCAACGGCCGCCAGAAGCGGAAGCGCCGCTCACTCTCGTCGCTTAGGTTACTGCCTGACCACGTGCCGAGCAGCATGGACTACATGTCCCAGCATGCCGCGCGATATTCTCCACACCTGCCTTGAGGATGCTGGGATATGTAGTTCAAGCATGAAACTGAGCGGGGCGCAGCAACATGTCTGGGTCACGTGACGGCGGAGCGgcatgcagccagctagtgcgcACGCGCGAGTGTGCATAGCCCTTGCTGCCTCTGATGGAACTGGCTTGTTGCCTGTTCCTTGGGGCGATGGGGAGACCTGTTGGGTGGAAGGGCTGCAGGCAGAGGAGTGCACCAGACCCAGAGCTGCTTTGTCTGCAGACTGCTTGCTCCAAGGCCAGGAGAGATGGAAGTGGCagcctgcagagcaggaggcACTTGCtgggctccctctgctgcctcTGGAGCCCGGAAATCTGATCTGGCTGCAGCCACACCTCTGCATTGAGAGTAGAATAAAGCTGGCACTCTATTTTTGACAAAAATATACATGCTGTAATTTCTTCTTGGGGTGGGGAAAAATAAAGCTGCCCCATATTATTGTCCTCACACTGGGGAGTGGGTGGGCTGGGATTTATAACTTGGTCCCTGTAGCACAGACTGGTGGAAGGAGGCTGAAGCTCAGTGAGCTGCCTGTGATGTGGTCCAGTGCACcatttcccaacctgtggtcaggggaccacaggtggtctgtgagatcaCCTTCAAGCATCTTGCCCAGCGAGACAACCAGtaagggtggagaacagactgcctggAGCCATCAATGactgtcagctgcagctgtgggcagtccgttctctgccatctctggtagGCCATAGTGGAGGCACtcgcttgggagatgcttcccctcGAACcaccagagagagaagagaacagaccacctgcagccacagctggcaacaaagcagcaacccagaaatcttctctataaataataaatctctaaaaaatattctctaattattacaaatttgtGTTTTttgcgtggggggggggttcgTATGCTCcacaataattccaatttttaccCCAGTGGTCCATGAACtcccaaaggttgggaaccacaggagTAGTGGAagtagggcagggaggagagagagggggggggcttcCAGTGGCTTCTGACCACTCTGTAAGGCTACCACCCCCATGTTGCATATGGGCGGGGGTTCCTCTGTATTGTGTTGCCACATTTCATACTCTATGAAATTCTGCGCatgtttacctagaagtaagccataatgagttcagtgggtcttatgcttaggtaagtgtatataggatttcatcCCAGACCTGATTGGTGCTTACAGCTCTGCAAGAGAAGTTTTAATAACTTGTCACCAGTGCCTTCTTTATTGGGGAAAATACACATGAGGGTTGTTACATAATTAATAATGCTTGACAATGGCAATTTGGTCCACTGTCGTGTGAAAATATTGCCATGTGAAGCCagtaaaggttttgttttttttaaaaaaagatctgttccaagttgaagtttctgccagAGAATTAAGCTATTTCCCTTTCTAAAAGGTGTTACTTTTTAAGGCCCATCATTATCAGTTTACCcagttgtaattataaaacacaaattacaaggctgtatcctttcctcagtccagccacagtttggaaaacactgagttGTCATATAGTAAACCTTGTTTTACTACTGGGAGTCTATAGCAAAGTGATTTGATCGTAAAGTGGGCACCCAGTGTAGTGCCTTCAATTCCTAGGAAGTTACATGTTATCCATGTGCATCCCTGTTGCTTGCAATTGGTCTATTTATGTTACTTTCCATTTTAGGTTTCCCGCAAAACAGATCCCCACAAAACATACAGTAGATGGCATAAATGGCAGATTTTCTGCACCTGTTGTTATAGTGTACTGTCCATCTTGCATTAAGCCAATGTTTAATTAAGTACAGATGTGTTGTGCTCTTACCACTGCAACAGAGATTAATGATAACCTCAAGTCAAACTGCAAGGGGGTGTTACTTTAGTCTTTGTTTTGTTATCTAGAAGATGGGTCTACCCAACTGCTAACCATATAGTGACTCCCAGTCTTGCAGCTGATCACCGGTGTAATCAATGCAACTTGTAGGGGATGTGtataaaaaagagaaagaagtacAAGCATGAgtaaagattggggggggggaagacttttCTTATCAAATCTGTCTTTTCAAAAGATGGGTACAATTGAGCTTTAGTATTAATATGGGAAACTCACTCTGTTTAGCAAGAAATTACTCCCTAAGGTATTGTGGAAGAGGTGGGCCTTTGCTAGTTTTGTAGTCCAGAAAGCTGTAATGAAGGCTGTTCATACCACAGCTAATGGTCTGTTTGGGGAATAAAGCCTAATATTTCAAAATCCTTGTTTTGCTTCATGGAACATTACACCAACCTAATATATTTTCACCTTCTAGCTCAAGTCACTAAGATGTTAATATGTGTTCCTAGAGCTCCGCATTACATTTGCTACAATGTTTATATCTATGTGATATATGCCTTGTGGATATAGATTTATGGTTGGATTTTAAGCCTCTTTCAAATGGTATTTTGCAATTAAGCATTGTTTTTGGTATTTGAAAAACACAAAAGAGTTGCATTCTTAAGCACGTTTAAGTAGAAATCCCATTGGGTTAATCATAGAACTATGCAGAGGATCAGGCTGTGTGGCTTCTTCATAACAGCTTTGAGTCCTAGGAGAAGATCTGTTTAGTTGCAATTGTAAATGGGAACTGTGCAATTTGTTGTAGAATTTGAGCCAGAAAAACATTACATGTTTGTTTATGTGCAGTGCTCTTCTAGCTATGCAGGGTGAAGAAGGCATTCTTCATAGACAGATGGAGGGTCATTTCCAGctgaaatgaaaacacaaatcACAAATTGGAATTGGCATGGCCTTTGCTTCTGTTCTTACTGTCCAACTTCATTCACTTTTTGATAGGCCCTTAGGGAGCAGAGGCTCATAGGCTCCACTTTTAGTAGGGTCTTTTAATTAATGCAGTAATTTGGTCGAGCAATAAATGTAGAGTGATGTTATAAAAAGCCAAATAATTAACCCTTCATGGGATTTTACACTGTTGCAAACCATTTGCGAACACCTTATCAAAGAATTTAAAGATCAGGAAATTCAACTTATTGATAATATGGTTTTCATCTTCCaaaatggaggggagggaagagaaatgCACATTCTGTCAAGATGATCAGGAACTTGTTCAGTTTTGTGCCATGTTGTCCTTGAGAATTCATACGCATGGTATGTCTCCACTGTAGTGAGGTTTACTATtttcaggggagcaatggtgtGCAAAGATGTGTCCTTTATTGCTGCCCTCCTGCCTGATttgcagggaggtggggggatgGGTTAAGAAGACCATGCCTGatgcttccttcctgcctcttcctttgCTGTCTTGTAGCAGAGAAAGTACAGTATTTGCCTCTGCTTAGGTAGATTAGCTAGGATGGCAAATTGTATGCTCCTGGATGTAATAGTTTTCCAAGAGCTTAGAAACGTTTCAGGAATCTAACAGTTTTACTGTGAAATCATGTTTAAATTAACATGCTGCCTCATCAGTGCAAGAAAAAAAGTCAGGAAGCAAACATGCTGCAGGGGCAAGAATTTTTCCATGCAGGAAATCCTGCTGAAGCCTCTACAGTCTTaacatgtttacctgggagtgTCTTCCTGTAGGACAGGATGGCATCCTATGGCTCATGGGCCAGATCTGATCCACCACCTGAAATAATTTGGCccatagtcccaaaaagatatatccacctgTCCTGTAATGGTCCTAGAAAAGAATTTGTTTGTAATTCTCTCTCTataaggcttacagtgtaagtagaccaagggcagaagcttccttaGAGCATCCATCTCTGGGCACAAGTCTCTCTGCACCATGCCTATCTCTTTTTTTCTAATCAGAAAAACCACTGGCCTAACTGGAAGGTTTACACACATGTACTGAATGCACATGCATTCTTACTATGGGCAGATCTGATATCTGGCCCCTATGCAGTAGGTTGCTGGCCCCTGTTGTAAAGGAAGACAAAGTGCAAAACATCTAGCAGTTAATGACAACACCCTTTGCTCTTGCTCTACTGATTACACTTAGAATAAACTGGAAAAGGTTGTCTCTACTACTCATGAACTAGGCCTAGGCAGAGGGAGACTGCCTTGGGGAAGACTCTCTCCTAGATTAATATCTCCACATTTGGAGAGAGTCCCCTTAGAACGCAAGGAATATGACCAGCTCCCGCAAGTGAAATTAGACCAGGCAGGTCAAACAGTTAAAATACAGGACCAGAGCCTGAAAAATTCAAACAATGGCAGCAACAGGATGCTGATCAATGAACAAAAGCCGAAGAAAGGGGCAAGTGGGTGGCAAAGACTGGCCTGGAGATTTAAAGTGTAAACAGAAACAAAATCCTTGGCATGGATAACTGAGGTACATTCCCTACCCTAAGCATTCATGTTGTTCCAGGATTCCGATCCCTACACCCAGGCACGCCTTTCAcaaagcagcagctgcttccaACAATTGACctgggcaacaaacaaaaagGGTGTGTGTCCCCCTTTTAATATAACCTGCTTTACCTAGGGGGTTGGAGTGGTCACCTGGTTTCTGAATCTCCTGTTCTTGGCTTCAGTTGGGCTTCATGGTTCAATGAGCTTCCTTCCATTAAAGTTTCTTTGTTTAATGGTGAAGGGGAAGGTAAATATGTTCATATTAAGAGAAGCATACCTAGATTATTGCTACTGCATCTGGAATGAGTTTTTTTAGAATGCTGAGACATCTTATAAGGAAGCCTCTTGGGGATTAAAAAGGACCTAAATAGgccaaaagagagaaaaatttgCGCCATGGTTCCAccgaacacagtgggacttatgaGTAAGGTGTATAGGACTAGGGTACAAGGATCTTGCCATGCGTTCCTGGCACGCTGACTGGTGAAAAGGATTAATCTACATAGATTTCCATTCAGGGATACAAATtccaaattgatttttttaaaaaaggccatTGAAGTTTAATAAAACAAATACTTTTGTTTTCTCTATCCATTTGACTCAATAACCAATAAAGCACGGTGTAACTGAACATTCATTTtgtgactttatttatttattgagataAACAAACCCAAGCTACCCATTTCAAAATCATGCTGTTCAAAAAGTTGAACCAGGGCTGTTGAAGGAGCTAAGGCAAACCAACAGAATGAGTGGTATTAAAGGGCAAAGAAAGAGATGTATGTCATCAGACATACTCAAATTTCTGAACATGTGCATTTTTATAATACACAAGATCCACTTAAAAAATCTTAATTGAGCTATGCACATGTATATTATGACACACATATTGATAGCTGGTTGATAACAGTACTTTTCACGCAGCTGATTGGTGCAAGTCAACATGCCCATAACTTCCAGCTTTAAATCATAAAGTTctagttaaaaaaatatatatcccaGTGTGAAATTCACAAAAACAAGACATTTCTAATGCATAATGAATAAATAACCtctttattacagtatttttaaaaaatcattctcATTGCTTGGGTTAGAATCTTTTTTAACTGGCAGAAATACTCCAAAATGTTTTTTTAGGCTGAGGAAGATTTGGATtgcagtagagcagtggttcccaaactttttcgactggtgggtcccttaacctactgggccgtTGACTGTGActtcctattagggctacaatcctatacattgtatagagcagcaggttttttataaggattccacagctcccctggctggtttctgcagcaccctgggaagccatggctcacagtttgagaaccactggggtagggTAAAGCTCTGCTTCCTTCTTTGCAAGTCATCACACTTTGATAGTCCAAGTCTCATTCTGCTGGATATACATGAGCCAGTCTGGTAAAGTCAAAAGGTGTTTCAGACTGGGAAGGAGGCCCAAATTCAAGTGTCTATTCGGTCAATGAAGCTTGTGGGGTGATCTTGAACCCAATACCTGCTTCAGACTCATCTAGCTGATGTGAAAGATAAAGGAAGGGATAACCTCTACGTCTgctgccttggaggaagggcacaaACGCGATCTGATGGATAAATAAAATAGTGTGCATTGGTGAAATCTAAATATacatccaaccttgttatatactgaccttttatacacagatttgactcaacacggccactgcaaatgagaaggaatgtgctgatccctggagaaggggggaaaatccatccctttaaaatcacagtttaaaaaaaacaactgcttttctttctgttacagagagacagtcataagaacataagaacagccccactggatcaggctgtaggcccatctagtccagcttccagcagcccaccaaatgccccagggagcaccccagataacaagagacctgcatcctggtcatgcaagcgatcattccattcttcagctgagccatgcaaatgcagggggtcctttgcattgtAATTGCTgcctgtctctctacaacagaatgaaaagttgtttttaaactaAATTGTAAAGggacaaacttttaaaaattttttaaactgcttttatttaacacattttatggtatcagcagggagtcccagaatcaaacctctGTCGATGTCAAGacatgaccttattccattaggagcaacggaggggcaagaaacctggaagtgggtctttaaatcgatttttccactgttttttttaatctatggatttttttaatccactaggggttctggaacagaaccccagtagaTAACAAGGAACAACCTGTA
This window contains:
- the LOC136658904 gene encoding intraflagellar transport protein 70A-like — encoded protein: MASGVAPTADGEFTAAIYGLIRAGRFAEAVGILSSELQRSCRSRAGLSLLGYCYYQLQDFAAAAECYEQLGALHPELHEYRLYHAQALYKAGLYAEALRATAPLLDAPAFQSRALRLQAAAHYAQGDLSSAKALVELQLAAAAEGSAGATEDPSELPDAEVNMGCLLYREGQHEEACSKFASAMQVLGYCPELSYNMALCCYAAKQYAPALKHIADIIERGMQQHPELSVGTNTEGLDVRSVGNTLLLHRTALVEAFNLKAAIEYQLCNLQAAQEALTDMPPRAEEELDPVTLHNQALMNMDRRPTEGFEKLQFLLQQNPCPPETFGNLLLLYCKYQYYDLAADVLAENAHLTYKLLTPYLYNFLDAMITCQTAPEEAFHKFDELAGALTEQLRKLTKEVQESRKNRDDEALRKAVNEYDETLEKYVPVFMAQSKIYWDMENYPMLEKMFHKSVDFCKEHEVWKLNVAHVLFMQENKYKEAIGFYEPIVKKHYDNILQVSAIVLANLCVSYIMTSQNEEAEELMRKIEKEEEQLSYHEPDKKIYHLCIVNLVIGTLYCAKGNFDFGISRVIKSLEPYNKKLGTDTWYYAKRCFLSLLENMCKHVIMVRDSVIQECLQFLEHCEVYGRSIPAVIEQPLEEEKMHSGKNTVTYEARQLRALMYEVIGWNK